One window of the Sciurus carolinensis chromosome 8, mSciCar1.2, whole genome shotgun sequence genome contains the following:
- the LOC124991352 gene encoding sperm motility kinase 4A-like, with protein MVFRFRISSESSESSVEPQGPGSYEPALTDHYEVLQGIGEGGFAKVKLARHRLTGTEVVVKVVAKRVWTLPFLCEPELMASLDHPNVIQLFQVIETNRYMYIVMEHAGGGHLRSLVPEPGGLAEEEARRLFREIAGAVRHCHEKGIVHLDLKPENVVLDARGQAKLIDFGLSTRVSPGQKLSRFWGTLLYSAPEAALREDYEGPPADVWSLGVVLYFMLTGSRAFLANTAREVRQRVTEGAYDVPPHLSQGAQSLIREMLTVDPAQRPTLEQVLGHPWLSQGAEASPGPGEVPPLLPDPAIVTTMFDLGYDPYDIWVSLSTKRYDNAMATYLLLKRQRSQGAGCQCQVKPVRRRGLGPRPGPGPPRTLLPKRCSSEPALPSPREQQQPDEARRTWQKGGGSASVPAIPLRFFHVDPPPPSLASQPDPVPSRPDPSLSLRSGVAEEGSSSSPSTSPEQSQDRIGRWKRVRRRISSCFRQLCCVPCFGPSVLKNRVAPEEMPSRDQRNQRTARRP; from the coding sequence ATGGTGTTCCGTTTTAGGATAAGCAGCGAGAGTAGTGAGAGCAGTGTAGAGCCCCAGGGGCCGGGCTCCTATGAGCCGGCCCTCACGGACCATTATGAAGTTCTGCAGGGCATTGGGGAAGGCGGCTTCGCCAAGGTGAAGCTCGCCCGCCATCGCCTCACGGGGACAGAGGTTGTGGTGAAGGTCGTGGCAAAGAGAGTCTGGACCCTCCCCTTCCTATGTGAACCTGAGCTGATGGCGAGCTTGGACCACCCCAACGTGATCCAGCTCTTCCAGGTCATTGAGACCAACAGGTACATGTACATTGTCATGGAACATGCAGGTGGGGGACATCTCCGGAGCCTCGTCCCGGAACCCGGAGGCCTGGCGGAGGAGGAGGCCCGCAGGCTGTTCCGAGAGATCGCGGGAGCCGTGCGGCACTGCCACGAGAAGGGCATCGTGCACCTGGACCTCAAGCCGGAGAACGTGGTGCTGGACGCCAGGGGCCAGGCGAAGCTCATCGACTTCGGCCTGAGCACCCGCGTCAGCCCCGGGCAGAAGCTGAGCAGGTTCTGGGGCACGCTCCTCTACTCCGCCCCCGAGGCGGCCCTGCGGGAGGACTACGAGGGTCCCCCGGCCGACGTCTGGAGCCTGGGCGTCGTCCTCTATTTCATGCTGACCGGGAGCCGCGCCTTTCTGGCCAACACGGCCCGCGAGGTGAGGCAGCGGGTCACCGAGGGCGCCTACGACGTGCCCCCGCACCTTTCCCAGGGCGCTCAGAGCCTCATCCGGGAGATGCTGACGGTGGACCCCGCGCAGAGGCCCACCCTGGAGCAGGTGCTGGGGCACCCGTGGCTGAGCCAGGGCGCGGAAGCGTCACCCGGTCCTGGCGAGGTGCCCCCACTCCTCCCGGACCCCGCCATCGTCACCACCATGTTCGACCTTGGTTACGACCCCTACGACATCTGGGTGTCCCTGTCAACTAAGAGGTATGACAACGCCATGGCTACGTATCTCCTGCTCAAGCGCCAGCGCAGCCAGGGCGCGGGCTGCCAGTGCCAGGTGAAGCCCGTGCGGCGTCGGGGGCTCGGGCCTCgcccaggccctgggcctcccCGCACCCTCCTCCCCAAGAGGTGTTCCAGCGAGCCTGCCCTTCCCTCGCCCCGGGAGCAGCAGCAGCCCGACGAGGCCAGGCGGACCTGGCAGAAGGGGGGTGGCAGTGCCAGCGTGCCGGCCATTCCCCTCCGCTTTTTCCACGTGGACCCACCccctcccagcctggcctcccagcCCGACCCTGTGCCCAGCAGACCCGACCCGTCCCTGAGCCTCAGGAGCGGGGTCGCAGAAGAGGGCAGCTCATCCTCCCCAAGCACCTCCCCAGAACAGTCACAGGATCGCATCGGGCGTTggaagagggtgaggaggaggatctCCAGCTGCTTCAGACAGCTGTGCTGCGTGCCGTGCTTCGGTCCGTCAGTGCTCAAGAACAGAGTGGCTCCAGAGGAAATGCCCAGCCGAGACCAGCGGAACCAGCGGACAGCCAGGAGACCCTGA